One genomic region from Sulfurimonas sp. encodes:
- the tig gene encoding trigger factor → MEIKSNKIDSANATIEATIPKEVVDANIEKIAKELQKTASVQGFRKGKVPVSIVKKQYGEKLVQDAEAEALREVLSKGLEDLSISNEELIGEPNIFKFDKSDDKIEVAVKVAMRPVVELGDYASMVKDFKKPTIKAKDVDARIKSIAESQAPLEDIKRNRKMKDGDTAVIDFKGSVDGEIFEGGTAENFELLLGSGQFIPGFEEQLVGVKRDEEVVVKVTFPQEYQSKALAGKEAEFKVKVNGIKVKGDVEINDELAKTILQGKEDATVEELQKQVKTQMENEELGKLYNDELKPALLESFVAEFQFDLPEFVVEQEIDMALNKSAQTMSEDEIKELRESEKKLNELRDTFREDAQKSVRATFIIDALAIEQDIKVEENEVMQTIYYEAMQTGQDPKAAYDQYKESGYLPAIQMSMVEDKVLSGLLNSKIKEA, encoded by the coding sequence ATGGAAATCAAATCAAACAAGATAGATTCGGCTAATGCTACTATTGAGGCTACTATACCAAAAGAAGTTGTTGACGCAAACATAGAAAAAATTGCTAAAGAATTACAAAAAACTGCAAGTGTGCAAGGTTTTCGTAAAGGTAAAGTTCCTGTTTCTATTGTGAAAAAACAATATGGTGAAAAACTAGTTCAAGATGCTGAAGCTGAGGCTCTTCGTGAAGTTCTATCTAAAGGTTTAGAAGATTTAAGTATTTCTAATGAAGAGTTAATTGGTGAGCCAAATATCTTTAAATTTGATAAGAGTGATGACAAGATAGAAGTAGCTGTAAAAGTTGCAATGCGCCCTGTCGTAGAGCTTGGTGATTATGCTTCAATGGTAAAAGATTTTAAAAAGCCTACTATAAAAGCGAAAGATGTAGATGCAAGAATCAAATCAATTGCTGAGTCACAAGCACCACTAGAAGACATCAAAAGAAACCGTAAAATGAAAGATGGCGATACTGCTGTTATAGATTTTAAAGGCTCTGTTGATGGAGAAATTTTTGAAGGTGGTACTGCTGAAAACTTTGAACTTCTTTTAGGTTCAGGTCAGTTTATCCCAGGTTTTGAAGAACAACTTGTTGGTGTGAAAAGAGATGAAGAAGTAGTTGTAAAAGTTACATTTCCACAAGAATACCAATCAAAAGCATTAGCTGGTAAAGAGGCTGAATTTAAAGTAAAAGTAAACGGTATTAAAGTAAAAGGTGATGTTGAAATCAATGATGAGTTAGCTAAAACAATTCTTCAAGGTAAAGAAGATGCAACTGTAGAAGAGTTACAAAAACAAGTTAAAACACAGATGGAAAATGAAGAACTTGGGAAGCTTTATAATGATGAGTTAAAACCAGCACTTTTAGAGTCTTTTGTAGCTGAATTTCAATTTGATTTACCAGAGTTTGTAGTAGAACAAGAGATAGATATGGCTCTTAACAAGTCTGCTCAAACTATGAGTGAAGATGAGATAAAAGAGCTTCGCGAGAGTGAAAAGAAGTTGAATGAACTTCGTGATACCTTCCGTGAAGATGCACAAAAAAGTGTAAGAGCAACATTTATTATAGATGCCCTTGCGATAGAACAAGATATAAAAGTAGAAGAAAATGAAGTAATGCAAACTATTTACTATGAAGCTATGCAAACAGGTCAAGACCCAAAAGCTGCTTATGATCAGTATAAAGAATCTGGATATCTTCCAGCGATTCAAATGTCAATGGTTGAGGATAAAGTTTTATCTGGACTTCTTAACTCAAAGATAAAAGAAGCATAG
- the clpP gene encoding ATP-dependent Clp endopeptidase proteolytic subunit ClpP: MSYIPYVVEKTGRGERSYDIYSRLLKDRIIMLSGEVNDAVASSIVAQMLFLEAEDPEKDIYFYINSPGGVVTAGMAIFDTMNYIRSDITTICIGQAASMGAFLLSSGEKGKRYALPHARIMIHQPLGGAQGQATDIAIQAKEILRMKDELNSILAKNTGQSKKTVEKDTDRDNFMSAKEALEYGMIDEVLVKNDKE, from the coding sequence ATGAGCTATATTCCTTATGTAGTAGAAAAAACAGGTCGAGGAGAGCGTTCTTATGACATCTACTCTCGTCTTTTAAAAGATAGAATAATTATGCTTAGTGGAGAGGTTAACGACGCTGTTGCTTCTTCTATCGTTGCACAGATGCTATTTCTTGAAGCAGAAGACCCAGAAAAAGATATTTATTTTTATATAAATTCTCCTGGTGGTGTTGTTACTGCGGGAATGGCTATTTTTGATACGATGAATTATATTCGTTCAGATATTACAACTATTTGTATAGGACAAGCCGCATCTATGGGAGCATTTTTACTTTCATCTGGTGAAAAAGGCAAAAGATATGCTCTTCCACATGCAAGGATTATGATACATCAACCATTGGGTGGTGCTCAAGGTCAAGCAACAGATATAGCTATACAAGCCAAAGAAATTTTGCGTATGAAAGATGAGTTAAATTCAATTTTAGCAAAAAATACAGGTCAAAGTAAAAAAACAGTAGAAAAAGACACCGATCGTGACAACTTTATGAGCGCAAAAGAAGCACTAGAGTATGGCATGATTGATGAGGTTTTAGTTAAAAACGACAAAGAGTAA
- a CDS encoding GGDEF domain-containing protein, with amino-acid sequence MAGSLRSRNRRKIKAPTDKESTVASLEMDEPTSDLEIYSKEVLSVLIKDNLPPTPNNFSLYFDRLLEDKSENLRKQILSMLELEENNDNENTILLEQSLKKGFSSVKSILSVTANLYKNMSLMTKILDKRKIELEENKDIQAASSIAASLGSDVSKLNSILKKQSAHMKTLYDDTAKIVKNVENETIFDNKFGVYNKRYLMTKIEQEVELITEFKHKSSLIMIELSRELQDSIKNDKALILMTRTIARLLLKTSRRSDTVAHYGNGVFAMLLKYTDIESAKKASERLSDLVSNSNFFLADREIQLKISIGITDIATLYSVEEIVVSAMDGIEKAYKDKKIDFAVSLRSAPSRQESVE; translated from the coding sequence ATGGCAGGATCTTTAAGAAGTAGAAATCGTCGAAAGATAAAAGCACCAACAGATAAAGAATCAACAGTCGCTTCCTTGGAAATGGATGAGCCGACAAGTGATTTAGAGATATATTCTAAAGAGGTTCTTAGTGTTCTTATAAAAGACAACTTGCCACCAACTCCAAACAACTTCTCACTCTATTTTGATAGACTACTAGAAGATAAGAGTGAAAATCTTCGTAAGCAAATACTCTCAATGCTTGAACTTGAAGAAAACAACGATAATGAAAATACTATACTTTTAGAACAAAGCTTAAAGAAGGGTTTTTCTTCTGTCAAGAGCATTTTGAGTGTTACAGCAAATTTATATAAGAATATGTCACTTATGACAAAAATACTTGATAAAAGAAAGATAGAACTTGAAGAGAACAAAGATATTCAAGCAGCATCTAGCATCGCAGCATCTCTAGGTAGTGATGTTTCAAAGTTAAATAGCATTTTGAAAAAGCAAAGTGCTCATATGAAAACTTTGTATGATGATACTGCTAAAATAGTCAAAAATGTAGAAAATGAAACGATTTTTGACAATAAATTTGGTGTCTATAATAAACGATATTTGATGACAAAAATAGAGCAAGAAGTAGAACTAATAACAGAGTTCAAACATAAAAGCTCACTTATAATGATAGAACTATCTCGCGAACTCCAAGATAGCATCAAAAATGACAAAGCATTGATTTTAATGACTAGAACTATCGCAAGACTTCTGTTAAAAACTTCAAGAAGAAGTGATACTGTTGCTCATTATGGCAATGGTGTTTTTGCAATGCTTTTAAAATATACAGATATTGAGAGTGCAAAAAAAGCTAGTGAAAGACTTAGTGATTTAGTATCAAACTCAAACTTTTTCTTAGCAGACCGCGAAATACAACTAAAAATATCTATAGGTATAACAGACATCGCAACACTTTACTCAGTAGAAGAGATAGTTGTTAGTGCGATGGATGGGATAGAAAAAGCATATAAAGATAAAAAGATAGACTTTGCAGTATCTCTGCGTTCGGCACCGTCAAGACAAGAATCAGTAGAATAA
- the def gene encoding peptide deformylase: protein MKLNIVEYPDKRLRQKSKVVERFDKKLHKLLDAMYPIMMQTNGIGLAAVQVAHPIQALILNIPQEDGEQLEENLLEIINPVVTSQDGESVYQEGCLSVPSFYEDIKRFENITINYQDRDANTKTLEANGLLSIAIQHEVDHLNGVLFIDKLSYSRRKKFEKEYKKMLKEKKLLSI from the coding sequence ATGAAATTAAATATAGTAGAATATCCAGACAAAAGATTAAGACAAAAATCAAAAGTTGTTGAAAGATTTGATAAAAAGTTACATAAACTTTTAGATGCAATGTATCCAATAATGATGCAAACAAATGGTATTGGTTTAGCAGCAGTACAAGTGGCGCATCCTATTCAAGCTTTGATATTAAATATTCCACAAGAAGATGGTGAACAACTAGAAGAAAATCTTTTAGAGATTATAAATCCAGTTGTAACAAGTCAAGATGGGGAAAGTGTTTATCAAGAAGGTTGCTTGAGTGTTCCATCTTTTTATGAAGATATTAAAAGATTTGAAAATATTACTATTAACTATCAAGATAGAGATGCCAATACAAAAACTCTTGAAGCAAATGGACTTTTAAGCATTGCTATTCAGCATGAAGTTGATCACTTAAATGGTGTGCTTTTTATAGATAAGCTTTCTTATTCACGAAGAAAAAAGTTTGAAAAAGAGTACAAAAAGATGCTTAAAGAGAAAAAACTTCTAAGTATATAA
- a CDS encoding IS3 family transposase — MNAKRKSYSANFKAKVVLEVLEGEKTVNEIASGYEVLPLSLRNWKKQFLENMSLAFDKSTVVKEYKDEIDTLKYEKDAIAKKLGETIVEKDFLVEKLKSLASSKERKTLLDAKHKLSQNKQCQLLQVSKSSLYYTPTKPFSRGKDLKILDAINNIYSDFPSYGSRRIHAQLLRDGYSIGKKFVKKAMKYMGIEALYPKPKTTTANKEHYKYPYLLKDFRDYAGRVVIEKTNQVWSTDITYIKLEKGFVYLAAIIDWHSKKILSWKLSNTMDISLVKSVLNEALAFYPKPIMNP; from the coding sequence ATGAATGCAAAAAGAAAAAGTTATAGTGCAAATTTTAAAGCAAAAGTAGTACTGGAAGTTTTAGAGGGTGAAAAAACTGTTAATGAAATAGCTAGTGGATATGAAGTCCTACCTCTAAGTTTAAGAAATTGGAAAAAACAGTTTCTTGAGAATATGTCATTAGCATTTGATAAAAGTACTGTTGTAAAAGAATACAAAGATGAAATTGATACTCTTAAATATGAAAAAGATGCAATTGCAAAAAAACTTGGAGAGACAATTGTTGAGAAGGATTTTCTTGTGGAAAAGCTAAAAAGCTTGGCCTCATCTAAAGAGAGAAAAACTCTACTTGATGCTAAGCATAAATTATCACAGAATAAGCAGTGTCAATTGCTACAGGTAAGTAAGTCGAGTTTGTACTATACTCCAACTAAACCGTTTAGTAGAGGTAAAGACTTGAAAATATTAGATGCTATAAATAATATATATTCAGACTTTCCATCATATGGAAGTAGAAGAATTCATGCTCAACTTTTAAGAGATGGGTATAGCATAGGGAAAAAGTTCGTTAAGAAAGCTATGAAGTATATGGGTATAGAAGCCTTGTATCCTAAGCCTAAGACCACTACAGCAAACAAAGAACATTATAAGTATCCATATCTCCTAAAAGATTTTAGAGATTATGCTGGACGTGTTGTAATTGAAAAAACTAATCAAGTCTGGAGTACAGATATTACTTATATCAAACTGGAAAAAGGCTTTGTATATTTAGCCGCAATAATAGATTGGCATAGTAAAAAAATACTCTCATGGAAACTTTCTAACACAATGGATATTTCCTTAGTTAAAAGTGTGTTAAATGAAGCACTCGCATTTTATCCTAAACCTATAATGAACCCCTAA
- a CDS encoding IS3 family transposase, translating into MSAKRKSYSANFKAKVVLEVLEGEKTVNEIASGYEVLPLSLRNWKKQFLENMSLAFDKSTVVKEYKDEIDTLKYEKDAIAKKLGETIVEKDFLVEKLKSLASSKERKTLLDAKHKLSQNKQCQLLQVSKSSLYYTPTKPFSRGKDLKILDAINNIYSDFPSYGSRRIHAQLLRDGYSIGKKFVKKAMKYMGIEALYPKPKTTTANKEHYKYPYLLKDFRDYAGRVVIEKTNQVWSTDITYIKLEKGFVYLAAIIDWHSKKILSWKLSNTMDISLVKSVLNEALAFYPKPEIFNTDQGSQYTSKVHVDILKKHNIKISMDGKGRATDNICIERFWRSIKYEEIYLNEYKNIKSLNRAIKIYMNSYNKKRLHSAIGYKTPNEVYYKAVNNLDPKGAKLLPLVS; encoded by the coding sequence ATGAGTGCAAAAAGAAAAAGTTATAGTGCAAATTTTAAAGCAAAAGTAGTACTGGAAGTTTTAGAGGGTGAAAAAACTGTTAATGAAATAGCTAGTGGATATGAAGTCCTACCTCTAAGTTTAAGAAATTGGAAAAAACAGTTTCTTGAGAATATGTCATTAGCATTTGATAAAAGTACTGTTGTAAAAGAATACAAAGATGAAATTGATACTCTTAAATATGAAAAAGATGCAATTGCAAAAAAACTTGGAGAGACAATTGTTGAGAAGGATTTTCTTGTGGAAAAGCTAAAAAGCTTGGCCTCATCTAAAGAGAGAAAAACTCTACTTGATGCTAAGCATAAATTATCACAGAATAAGCAGTGTCAATTGCTACAGGTAAGTAAGTCGAGTTTGTACTATACTCCAACTAAACCGTTTAGTAGAGGTAAAGACTTGAAAATATTAGATGCTATAAATAATATATATTCAGACTTTCCATCATATGGAAGTAGAAGAATTCATGCTCAACTTTTAAGAGATGGGTATAGCATAGGGAAAAAGTTCGTTAAGAAAGCTATGAAGTATATGGGTATAGAAGCCTTGTATCCTAAGCCTAAGACCACTACAGCAAACAAAGAACATTATAAGTATCCATATCTCCTAAAAGATTTTAGAGATTATGCTGGACGTGTTGTAATTGAAAAAACTAATCAAGTCTGGAGTACAGATATTACTTATATCAAACTGGAAAAAGGCTTTGTATATTTAGCCGCAATAATAGATTGGCATAGTAAAAAAATACTCTCATGGAAACTTTCTAACACAATGGATATTTCCTTAGTTAAAAGTGTGTTAAATGAAGCACTCGCATTTTATCCTAAACCAGAGATATTTAACACAGACCAGGGAAGTCAATATACTTCAAAAGTTCATGTTGATATTCTCAAAAAACACAACATTAAAATTTCAATGGATGGAAAAGGTAGAGCTACTGATAATATTTGCATCGAAAGATTCTGGCGAAGTATTAAGTATGAAGAAATTTATCTGAATGAATATAAGAATATAAAATCTCTCAATCGAGCAATAAAAATATATATGAACTCTTACAACAAAAAAAGATTACATTCGGCGATTGGATATAAAACTCCAAATGAAGTTTATTATAAAGCTGTCAATAATTTAGATCCTAAAGGAGCAAAACTGTTACCACTGGTATCGTAA